A DNA window from uncultured Methanoregula sp. contains the following coding sequences:
- a CDS encoding PAS domain S-box protein, translated as MADGIRILYVDDEVDLLELGKMFLEIPGQFTVDTSASALRSLDSPSLLSYDAVVSDYKMPEMDGIAFLKEIRRRYGNIPFILFTGRGREEVVIEAINNGADFYLQKGGSPEAMFAELAHKVRQAVARRNSESEIVSIFRAVPVGIAVVANRVLTRVNDRLCTLTGYPREELEGRNTRFLYLNDEDYVAVGKMREQAYREGDADEIEIPWQKKDGTVIDVRITAAAIDRSNPMAPMTYSALDITREKKDHRELRAAYEQLKASAGQLQEQYAELARSEERLKTSEAEIAGILRAAPVSIGLMSANRAFLRVNDRFCEIIGYSREEIIGRDARFLYQDDEEYARAGKFYSLRADRGDVMAMETRFVQKNGRVLDIRLYGTPSDPANPAAGNIFIALDITEEKGAQKDLHTLYEKIQESEMKYRLLTELTNDIIYTMDTGGRITYVSPRIASYGYSQDEIVSHHFSEFVEKDDLPAVIEAFHEMLESGKPVIEQMRLRDKAGNILMAEDSATPIRNHNGTITGIYGILRDLTGRKEPEKNRDGS; from the coding sequence ATGGCAGACGGGATCCGGATCCTCTATGTCGATGACGAGGTCGACCTTCTCGAACTGGGCAAGATGTTCCTCGAGATCCCCGGCCAGTTCACGGTGGATACCTCGGCATCCGCATTGAGATCGCTCGACTCCCCCTCGCTGTTGTCGTACGATGCGGTGGTCTCGGATTACAAGATGCCGGAGATGGACGGGATCGCGTTTTTAAAAGAGATCCGGAGGCGGTATGGAAATATTCCTTTTATCCTGTTCACCGGCAGGGGCCGGGAGGAAGTCGTGATAGAGGCGATCAACAATGGCGCTGACTTCTATCTCCAGAAAGGCGGGAGCCCGGAAGCGATGTTTGCCGAGCTGGCGCACAAGGTCCGGCAGGCGGTTGCCCGCAGGAACAGCGAGAGCGAGATTGTCAGCATCTTCCGGGCGGTCCCGGTCGGGATCGCGGTTGTTGCAAACCGGGTCCTGACCCGGGTCAATGATCGGCTCTGCACCCTGACCGGCTATCCGCGGGAAGAGCTGGAGGGCCGGAATACCCGGTTTTTGTACCTGAACGACGAGGACTATGTTGCGGTCGGGAAGATGCGGGAGCAGGCATACCGCGAGGGCGATGCGGACGAGATCGAGATCCCCTGGCAAAAGAAGGACGGCACCGTCATCGATGTCCGGATAACGGCGGCTGCGATCGACCGGTCCAATCCCATGGCACCCATGACCTACAGCGCTCTCGACATCACCCGGGAAAAAAAGGACCATCGTGAACTTCGTGCAGCATATGAACAGCTGAAAGCCTCGGCCGGGCAACTGCAGGAGCAGTACGCGGAGCTGGCCCGGAGCGAGGAACGGTTAAAGACGAGCGAAGCCGAAATTGCAGGCATCCTGCGTGCAGCCCCCGTAAGCATCGGCCTGATGTCGGCCAACCGGGCCTTCCTCCGTGTCAACGACCGGTTCTGTGAGATCATCGGGTATTCCCGCGAGGAGATTATCGGGCGCGATGCACGGTTCCTGTACCAGGACGATGAAGAATATGCCCGGGCAGGAAAGTTCTACAGCCTTCGCGCCGACCGGGGGGATGTCATGGCTATGGAGACCCGGTTTGTCCAAAAAAACGGGAGAGTTCTGGATATCCGGCTCTATGGGACTCCAAGCGACCCGGCCAATCCTGCTGCCGGCAATATTTTTATCGCACTGGATATTACCGAGGAGAAGGGGGCGCAAAAAGACCTCCACACCCTGTATGAGAAGATCCAGGAAAGCGAGATGAAATACCGTCTTCTCACCGAACTGACCAATGACATTATCTATACCATGGATACCGGGGGCAGGATCACGTATGTCAGTCCCCGGATCGCCAGTTACGGCTATTCCCAGGATGAAATTGTCTCTCATCATTTTTCCGAGTTCGTGGAGAAAGATGACCTGCCGGCGGTCATAGAGGCCTTCCATGAGATGCTGGAATCCGGCAAACCCGTGATAGAGCAGATGCGGCTCCGCGACAAGGCAGGGAACATTCTCATGGCTGAAGACAGCGCAACCCCCATCCGCAATCATAACGGTACCATAACCGGCATCTATGGCATCCTCCGGGATCTCACCGGCCGGAAGGAACCGGAAAAAAACAGGGATGGGAGTTAA
- a CDS encoding isoprenylcysteine carboxylmethyltransferase family protein: MEPVYPILFILWVAFFAYWWIPVLLKGQPKAKRVSSHGSFLACMIVPIAIVMIVLALLAPGLTETRVLPGTLPVVLFGLVLVLLGLAFAIRARQHLGSNWSARPAIQENHTLTRTGPYAYVRHPIYTGLLTGVLGTAIATGSLSAFIALAVALLALFWKISIEEKFLLEEFGEEYERYRRDVKALVPFVV, from the coding sequence ATGGAGCCCGTTTACCCGATCCTCTTCATCCTCTGGGTGGCGTTCTTTGCCTACTGGTGGATCCCGGTCCTGCTGAAAGGCCAGCCAAAAGCCAAGCGTGTCTCGTCGCACGGCTCGTTCCTCGCCTGCATGATCGTGCCGATCGCCATTGTCATGATCGTTCTCGCCCTGCTCGCCCCCGGGCTTACCGAGACCCGCGTGCTCCCCGGCACGCTCCCGGTTGTTCTCTTTGGCCTGGTCCTCGTTCTCCTCGGCCTTGCGTTTGCCATCCGGGCCCGGCAGCACCTGGGCTCGAACTGGAGCGCCCGGCCTGCAATCCAGGAGAACCACACGCTCACCCGCACCGGCCCGTACGCGTACGTCCGGCACCCGATCTACACGGGACTCCTCACCGGGGTTCTCGGAACAGCAATCGCGACCGGCTCTCTCTCCGCCTTCATCGCGCTCGCGGTTGCGCTCCTGGCTCTCTTCTGGAAGATCAGCATTGAGGAGAAATTCCTGCTTGAGGAATTCGGAGAAGAGTACGAGCGGTACCGGCGCGACGTGAAAGCGCTCGTGCCGTTCGTGGTGTGA
- a CDS encoding nucleotidyltransferase family protein: MGSNRQDILASLKKLKREVAREYFVKTIGVFGSVARSEQTDESDIDLLVEFSKPVGFVTFMRLENFLSEQLGARVDLVTSDSLKPVIRQNVLAEVIYV, encoded by the coding sequence ATGGGATCCAACCGGCAGGATATCCTCGCCTCACTGAAAAAATTAAAACGTGAAGTTGCACGGGAATATTTTGTCAAGACAATCGGGGTATTCGGTTCGGTTGCCCGGAGCGAGCAGACGGACGAGAGCGATATCGATCTGCTGGTGGAGTTCTCAAAACCGGTGGGTTTTGTTACCTTCATGAGGCTTGAGAATTTCCTCTCTGAACAACTGGGGGCACGGGTGGACCTGGTAACTTCCGATTCACTGAAACCGGTGATCCGGCAGAATGTGCTTGCTGAGGTCATCTATGTCTGA
- a CDS encoding DUF86 domain-containing protein, which translates to MSEREAKLYLTDIDDAISAIRSYTNGMTYEQLLSDRKTREAIILNFVVIGEAIKKIPPDIIDRYPDVPWKEFAGMRDKMVHGYFSISATILWETVQHDLSPLATAVQKLLREK; encoded by the coding sequence ATGTCTGAACGTGAAGCAAAACTTTACCTCACGGATATTGATGATGCAATCTCGGCCATCCGGTCTTATACGAATGGCATGACCTATGAACAACTGCTCAGCGATCGTAAGACCCGCGAAGCCATCATTCTCAATTTTGTCGTGATCGGGGAAGCGATCAAGAAAATTCCCCCGGATATTATCGACCGGTACCCGGATGTCCCATGGAAAGAATTTGCCGGGATGCGGGACAAGATGGTCCACGGGTATTTCTCGATAAGTGCCACGATCCTGTGGGAGACAGTCCAGCATGATCTCTCACCGCTTGCAACTGCGGTGCAAAAACTGCTCCGTGAAAAATAA
- a CDS encoding DUF4013 domain-containing protein — translation MDYGTMIDEALGYSKAGVFNRMDRWLKLILAAILIGIPLNGWILRIYRGENPAPEVDRWGTLCVDGFKLFVIGLIYSLPLIILSLVPYLIFPGGMAGGHPPTGTVTPYSNAEIGTSIALLFLLLAIQLIYDIFLAIFMPVAAIRFARTGVFSEAFNFGAIIGTIRKIGWLNYILAIILIALVIGIPVGILAAIILFGGFMLGHYFIALGVLIIVILIIAPPLVTFQARYMTRVYDQSEPAGTSGENPAAQLP, via the coding sequence ATGGACTACGGAACAATGATAGATGAAGCGCTGGGCTATTCCAAAGCCGGCGTTTTCAACAGGATGGACCGGTGGCTGAAACTGATCCTCGCAGCGATCCTTATCGGGATCCCGCTCAACGGCTGGATCCTGCGCATCTACCGGGGCGAGAATCCTGCACCGGAAGTGGATCGTTGGGGAACACTTTGTGTGGATGGCTTCAAGCTTTTTGTTATCGGCCTGATCTACTCGCTCCCGCTCATCATCCTCTCGCTCGTTCCCTACCTGATCTTCCCCGGCGGCATGGCCGGCGGGCACCCGCCAACAGGTACCGTCACACCGTACAGCAATGCGGAGATCGGAACATCGATTGCATTGTTATTCCTCCTGCTCGCGATCCAGTTGATCTATGACATCTTCCTTGCCATCTTCATGCCGGTTGCAGCTATCCGCTTTGCCCGGACAGGAGTCTTTTCCGAAGCGTTCAACTTCGGAGCCATCATCGGGACCATCAGGAAGATCGGGTGGCTCAACTACATCCTTGCGATCATTCTCATCGCTCTCGTTATCGGCATTCCTGTCGGCATCCTTGCCGCGATCATTCTCTTTGGGGGATTCATGCTGGGCCACTACTTTATCGCTCTCGGTGTTCTGATAATCGTGATCCTTATCATCGCACCGCCGCTGGTCACATTCCAGGCCCGGTACATGACCCGGGTGTACGATCAGAGCGAACCGGCCGGGACATCCGGGGAAAACCCGGCCGCCCAGCTCCCGTAA
- a CDS encoding type II toxin-antitoxin system HicB family antitoxin, with translation MQPFKIIVEKHPDGFVAYPVGMRGVVAGEGDTYEEVVSDVTSAIRFHIETFGKNAFSDDDLIDARLAEVVI, from the coding sequence ATGCAGCCCTTCAAAATTATTGTTGAGAAACACCCGGATGGCTTTGTCGCATATCCGGTCGGGATGCGGGGTGTTGTTGCCGGCGAAGGCGATACCTATGAAGAAGTAGTGTCCGATGTCACCTCCGCGATCCGGTTCCATATTGAGACCTTCGGCAAGAATGCATTTTCCGATGATGATCTTATAGATGCACGGCTGGCCGAGGTCGTCATCTGA
- a CDS encoding bifunctional 5,6,7,8-tetrahydromethanopterin hydro-lyase/3-hexulose-6-phosphate synthase, which yields MYLVGEALIGDGAELAHIDLLMGNKEGPIGSAFANAVSQLSQGHTPLLAVVRPNLLTKPVTVVIPKVTLKDMSQVNEMFGPVQAAVAKAVADSVEENLFAGIDVEDTVILVSAFVHPDAKDYNRIYRYNYGATKLALHRAIEKFPDTKTLVYEKDRAAHGIMGFKVTRLWDPPYLQVAMDLVDMGKVAEVLKCVPQNDHVIIEAGTPLIKKFGLSVIGEIRKLRPNAFIIADMKILDTGNLEARMAADATADAVVVSGLAPNSTIEKAISEARKVGIYSIVDMLNVQSPAKLIASLKVKPDIVELHRAIDVEETAHAWGDIPAIKKAAGGKLLVATAGGIRVDVVKDALKSGADILVVGRAITASKDIGHAADEFIEKLNRDEIDQFRVMTDF from the coding sequence ATGTATTTAGTCGGAGAAGCACTTATTGGCGATGGCGCGGAACTGGCGCATATCGACCTGCTGATGGGAAACAAGGAAGGTCCCATCGGTTCAGCGTTTGCAAATGCGGTTTCGCAGCTTTCACAGGGGCACACCCCCCTCCTTGCGGTAGTACGCCCGAACCTGCTCACAAAGCCGGTAACGGTAGTCATCCCCAAGGTCACGTTAAAGGACATGTCGCAGGTCAACGAGATGTTCGGCCCCGTGCAGGCAGCCGTTGCAAAAGCGGTCGCAGACTCGGTTGAAGAGAACCTGTTCGCCGGCATCGATGTCGAGGACACCGTCATCCTCGTCTCGGCGTTCGTCCACCCGGATGCAAAAGACTACAACCGGATCTACCGGTACAACTATGGCGCCACCAAGCTCGCGCTCCACCGTGCGATCGAGAAGTTCCCCGACACGAAGACGCTCGTGTACGAGAAAGACCGGGCAGCCCACGGCATCATGGGATTCAAGGTAACCCGGCTCTGGGACCCGCCCTACCTCCAGGTAGCAATGGATCTCGTGGACATGGGCAAGGTTGCTGAAGTCCTGAAGTGCGTTCCGCAGAACGACCACGTGATCATCGAGGCAGGCACCCCGCTCATCAAGAAGTTCGGCCTCTCGGTCATCGGCGAGATCAGGAAGCTCCGCCCGAATGCGTTCATCATCGCGGACATGAAGATCCTCGACACCGGCAACCTCGAAGCAAGGATGGCAGCCGATGCAACCGCCGATGCGGTCGTCGTCTCCGGCCTTGCCCCGAACTCGACCATCGAGAAAGCGATCTCGGAAGCCCGCAAGGTCGGCATCTACTCGATTGTTGACATGCTCAATGTCCAGAGCCCGGCCAAGCTCATTGCAAGCCTGAAAGTCAAGCCGGACATCGTGGAACTCCACCGTGCAATCGATGTCGAGGAGACCGCCCATGCGTGGGGCGACATCCCGGCGATCAAGAAGGCAGCCGGCGGCAAACTGCTGGTCGCAACCGCAGGTGGCATCCGCGTGGATGTTGTCAAAGACGCACTCAAGTCCGGCGCAGACATCCTCGTGGTCGGCCGTGCCATCACAGCAAGCAAGGACATCGGCCATGCAGCCGACGAGTTCATCGAGAAACTGAACCGGGACGAGATCGACCAGTTCAGGGTCATGACCGATTTCTAA
- a CDS encoding carboxymuconolactone decarboxylase family protein, giving the protein MNRSPFEMFQKECPELAERFDSLVEVQRTLNVLDNKTKQLINIGIQTAIRNADGVRAHAAMAVRAGATKEEIVGAVVMNLHLTGLVTVLDALPAALAGIEEAKKRKPR; this is encoded by the coding sequence ATGAACCGATCACCGTTTGAAATGTTCCAGAAGGAATGCCCGGAGCTTGCCGAGCGGTTCGACAGCCTGGTGGAAGTCCAGCGAACCCTGAATGTTCTTGACAATAAGACAAAGCAGCTCATCAACATCGGCATCCAGACCGCAATCCGGAACGCGGATGGGGTACGGGCCCATGCCGCAATGGCGGTCCGGGCCGGGGCAACAAAAGAGGAGATTGTCGGGGCCGTTGTCATGAACCTGCACCTGACAGGTCTTGTCACCGTGCTCGACGCCCTGCCTGCTGCGCTTGCGGGTATCGAAGAGGCAAAGAAGAGGAAGCCGCGGTAA
- the speB gene encoding agmatinase, which translates to MEEDLEKITKDFKTFRGEMVQNPYWGIATFFGMPWQENPEDLDIALIGVPFDQAVTNRGGTRMGPREIRNQSRLVGIYNHHTKMTPCASCRIADVGDVPFRSVYSLEDANQDIELFYRKLSANGIIPVTAGGDHSITFPILKGISGTEKAGLVHFDSHCDTAGPIHGSALQHGSPMRNAVESGAVDPEHAIQIGIRGSSEVLWQYSYEKNMRVVHIEEFYERGWKKIAQEIRDLMGDRPVYISFDIDCLDPAFAPGTGTPVAGGMSTFEALQTLRGLGGLNIIGGDIVEVSPPYDPAGITALAGATIMFEILCLAAESRARNPS; encoded by the coding sequence ATGGAAGAAGACCTGGAGAAGATAACAAAGGATTTCAAGACATTCCGAGGGGAGATGGTGCAGAATCCCTACTGGGGAATAGCCACGTTCTTCGGGATGCCCTGGCAGGAAAACCCGGAGGACCTGGACATCGCGCTCATTGGCGTGCCCTTCGATCAGGCAGTGACAAACCGGGGCGGCACCCGCATGGGCCCCCGGGAGATCCGGAACCAGTCGCGGCTCGTGGGGATCTACAACCACCATACAAAGATGACGCCCTGCGCTTCCTGCCGGATTGCCGATGTGGGCGATGTGCCGTTCCGGTCGGTATACAGCCTGGAGGACGCGAACCAGGATATCGAATTGTTCTACCGGAAATTATCTGCAAACGGGATAATTCCTGTCACCGCGGGAGGGGACCACTCCATCACGTTTCCCATCCTCAAGGGAATATCGGGAACAGAAAAAGCCGGGCTCGTGCACTTCGATTCCCACTGCGACACGGCAGGGCCGATCCATGGCAGCGCCCTGCAGCACGGCTCGCCCATGCGGAATGCCGTGGAGTCCGGAGCAGTCGATCCCGAACACGCAATACAGATCGGGATCCGGGGATCCAGCGAAGTCCTGTGGCAGTATTCCTATGAGAAGAATATGCGGGTTGTCCACATCGAAGAGTTCTATGAACGGGGATGGAAGAAGATTGCACAGGAGATCCGCGACCTGATGGGAGACCGGCCCGTGTACATATCCTTTGATATCGACTGCCTGGACCCCGCGTTTGCCCCGGGTACCGGGACTCCGGTGGCGGGAGGGATGTCCACGTTTGAGGCGCTGCAGACCCTCCGCGGCCTTGGGGGCCTCAACATCATCGGCGGGGACATCGTCGAGGTCTCCCCTCCTTACGATCCTGCGGGAATCACCGCCCTTGCCGGGGCAACTATCATGTTTGAGATCCTCTGCCTTGCTGCAGAGTCCAGGGCCCGGAACCCATCCTGA
- a CDS encoding PhzF family phenazine biosynthesis protein has product MQAELHLVDAFTQAPFRGNVAGVCIPDGPADDAWMQQVAAELKHSETAFLFPEGTNWNLRWFTPREEVKLCGHATLAAASVLWETGRVSQNKAIVFETLSGKLTARRDGDWISMDFPAEPPATSMPIPGLGQALGIEPLYTGRNRFDILVELPLADDVCSLEPDLNALSAIRARGIIVTAASDLPHFDFVSRFFAPAVGVPEDPVTGSAHCCLGPYWGEKLKKTEMVGFQCSPRGGSVRVKLEGDRVLLAGHAVHVLSGKLLV; this is encoded by the coding sequence ATGCAAGCAGAACTGCACCTCGTTGACGCTTTCACCCAGGCCCCGTTCCGCGGGAACGTTGCCGGTGTCTGCATCCCGGATGGCCCGGCCGATGACGCGTGGATGCAGCAGGTGGCAGCCGAGCTGAAGCATTCGGAGACCGCGTTTTTGTTTCCTGAAGGAACGAACTGGAACCTGCGCTGGTTCACTCCCAGAGAGGAAGTCAAGCTCTGCGGCCATGCCACGCTCGCCGCCGCGTCCGTGCTCTGGGAGACCGGCCGCGTTTCCCAGAACAAGGCAATTGTCTTTGAGACCCTGTCCGGCAAACTGACTGCCCGGCGGGACGGCGACTGGATCAGCATGGATTTTCCCGCAGAACCTCCCGCCACATCGATGCCGATTCCCGGTCTTGGGCAGGCGCTCGGGATCGAACCCCTGTACACCGGCAGGAACCGGTTCGATATTCTTGTGGAACTGCCGCTCGCGGACGATGTCTGCAGCCTTGAACCGGATCTGAACGCCCTCTCGGCCATCCGGGCCCGGGGGATCATCGTAACTGCGGCCTCCGATCTCCCGCATTTCGATTTCGTATCCCGGTTCTTCGCTCCGGCTGTCGGCGTGCCGGAAGATCCGGTCACCGGCTCGGCCCACTGCTGTCTCGGGCCGTACTGGGGAGAGAAACTCAAGAAAACCGAGATGGTCGGGTTCCAGTGCTCCCCCCGGGGCGGATCGGTCCGGGTGAAGCTCGAAGGCGATCGCGTTCTCCTCGCAGGCCATGCAGTCCATGTCCTGTCGGGAAAACTCCTTGTCTGA
- a CDS encoding AMP-binding protein, which translates to MVEGSYTCGTSAVPLLGMTISEMVDSIAAKYPDTEAIVSVHQNIRWTYREFVGQVNLVARALMGLGVEKGDRVGIWAMNHAEWVVVQFATSKIGAIMVNINPAYRTYELEYVLKQAEISTLIVQGRFKTSDYVGMFYEACPEAYECKPGKISCEKFPFLKNAVFMGDIPYNGMFTWGDFLEKADAITIDDVLERGEGLSFDDPINIQYTSGTTGFPKGVVLTHHSVLNNGYIIGEGMGFTEKDRLCIPVPFYHCFGMVLSNLACVTHGTTMVLPAPTFDAEEVLKTVEKERCTALHGVPTMFIAELSHPNFSKYDLRSLRTGIMAGSPCPIEVMKQVNTQMHMSEIVIVYGQTETSPGVTMTTTKDPLERRVTTIGRAFPHTELKIIDSKTGKIVPFGEIGEICARGYCVMKCYYNNPSATHATLDKDRWNHTGDLGTMDEEGYFKIVGRLKDMVIRGGENIYPREIEEFLHHHEKISDVYVVGVPDIKYGEELCAWVKMKPGQTMTEQDVKDFCKGKIAHYKIPRYVMFVNDFPINISGKIQKYKMRDESIKVLGLEEADKVLTA; encoded by the coding sequence ATGGTTGAGGGCAGTTACACGTGCGGAACTTCAGCAGTCCCCCTGCTGGGCATGACCATCAGCGAGATGGTCGACAGTATTGCAGCAAAATACCCGGACACGGAAGCCATCGTATCCGTGCACCAGAACATACGGTGGACGTACCGGGAATTTGTCGGTCAGGTGAACCTTGTAGCAAGAGCCCTGATGGGCCTCGGGGTGGAGAAAGGCGACCGGGTCGGCATCTGGGCCATGAACCATGCCGAGTGGGTGGTAGTCCAGTTCGCCACCTCCAAGATCGGCGCCATCATGGTGAACATCAACCCGGCGTACCGCACGTACGAGCTCGAGTACGTACTCAAGCAGGCCGAGATCTCGACCCTGATCGTGCAGGGCCGGTTCAAGACCTCGGACTACGTGGGGATGTTCTACGAGGCCTGCCCCGAGGCGTACGAGTGCAAGCCGGGAAAGATCTCCTGCGAGAAGTTCCCGTTTTTGAAAAATGCGGTCTTCATGGGCGACATCCCGTACAACGGCATGTTCACCTGGGGCGATTTCCTGGAGAAAGCGGATGCGATCACGATAGACGACGTCCTGGAGCGGGGCGAAGGGCTCTCGTTCGACGACCCGATCAACATCCAGTACACGAGCGGTACCACCGGCTTCCCCAAAGGTGTTGTCTTAACCCACCATTCCGTCCTCAACAACGGGTACATCATCGGGGAGGGCATGGGCTTTACCGAGAAGGACCGGCTCTGCATCCCGGTTCCCTTCTACCACTGCTTCGGCATGGTCCTCAGTAACCTCGCCTGCGTAACCCACGGCACGACCATGGTGCTCCCCGCCCCGACTTTCGATGCCGAAGAAGTCTTAAAGACCGTGGAGAAAGAGCGCTGCACGGCGCTGCACGGTGTCCCGACCATGTTCATTGCCGAACTCTCGCACCCGAACTTTTCGAAATACGATCTCCGGTCCCTCCGCACCGGCATCATGGCCGGTTCTCCCTGCCCGATCGAAGTGATGAAACAGGTCAACACCCAGATGCACATGAGCGAGATCGTGATCGTGTACGGCCAGACCGAGACGAGCCCCGGCGTCACGATGACGACAACCAAAGACCCGCTCGAACGCCGGGTCACCACCATCGGCAGGGCATTTCCCCACACGGAACTCAAGATCATCGACTCCAAGACCGGCAAGATCGTACCGTTCGGCGAGATCGGCGAGATCTGCGCCCGCGGCTACTGCGTCATGAAATGCTATTACAACAATCCCTCGGCCACCCATGCAACGCTCGACAAGGATCGCTGGAACCACACGGGGGACCTCGGCACCATGGACGAGGAGGGCTACTTCAAGATCGTGGGCCGGCTCAAGGACATGGTGATCCGGGGCGGGGAGAACATCTACCCGCGGGAGATCGAGGAGTTCCTCCACCACCACGAGAAGATCTCGGATGTGTACGTGGTCGGCGTGCCGGATATCAAGTACGGCGAGGAGCTCTGCGCCTGGGTGAAGATGAAGCCGGGCCAGACCATGACCGAGCAGGATGTCAAGGATTTCTGCAAAGGCAAGATCGCCCACTACAAGATCCCGCGGTACGTCATGTTCGTGAATGACTTCCCGATCAATATCTCCGGCAAGATCCAGAAATACAAGATGCGGGACGAGTCGATCAAGGTGCTCGGCCTTGAAGAGGCTGACAAGGTCCTGACCGCATAA
- a CDS encoding FxLYD domain-containing protein → MRTGYRVLMLVIVAIILAGCIGASPEIVMPKTRLANGDTPGISNCFFRINDSAHSLHTGPVTEITLTGYIGNSCSRPMDNLVVHGTFFDRDGKVIAATETRAGYLGPGDGAAFSLSINTEYSGPFTYRIWPEIREEKKLF, encoded by the coding sequence ATGCGAACGGGGTACAGGGTTCTTATGCTTGTTATCGTCGCGATAATCCTTGCAGGGTGCATTGGAGCATCGCCGGAGATAGTGATGCCGAAGACACGGCTTGCCAACGGGGATACACCCGGTATCAGCAACTGCTTTTTCCGGATCAATGATTCTGCGCATAGCCTGCATACGGGGCCGGTTACGGAGATCACCCTGACGGGGTACATCGGCAACAGCTGCAGCCGGCCCATGGACAACCTCGTGGTTCACGGCACATTCTTTGATCGGGACGGGAAGGTCATTGCGGCCACAGAGACCCGGGCCGGGTACCTTGGACCTGGCGATGGTGCGGCGTTCAGCCTCTCGATCAACACTGAATACTCCGGACCTTTTACCTACAGGATCTGGCCGGAGATCCGGGAAGAGAAGAAATTATTCTGA
- a CDS encoding ABC transporter permease, whose amino-acid sequence MTEFGDTCGQLCMELHAAWAIAKKDILIYYLKPNIVVSGALFPLFMFLAFAIGRPAEPSSMIPGLIAITILFSASSIEPVSIPIERRMKTFDRLISAPISLHTVVLGESLSGFLYSIGIAFVPLLAGLVLFRTPIVSIWPLLLGLVLTSFCFATMGTLFSAYPTESPGDIMSMLNLVRMPLIFVSGVFIPVSQIPAAGQFIVYLSPLTYGNDLIQAAYSGTTLFHPLADVAMICIFILVFQFVANRLYKKFND is encoded by the coding sequence TTGACTGAATTTGGGGATACCTGCGGGCAGCTGTGCATGGAACTCCATGCTGCCTGGGCGATTGCAAAAAAGGACATCCTCATCTATTACCTGAAGCCCAACATCGTCGTCTCGGGAGCGCTCTTCCCGCTCTTTATGTTCCTCGCATTTGCCATCGGCCGGCCTGCAGAACCGTCTTCGATGATCCCGGGTCTTATCGCGATCACTATCCTCTTCTCCGCATCCTCCATCGAACCCGTCTCCATCCCCATCGAGCGGCGGATGAAGACCTTTGACCGGCTCATCTCGGCCCCGATCTCCCTCCATACGGTCGTGCTCGGCGAGAGCCTGAGCGGTTTTCTCTACAGCATCGGGATCGCGTTCGTCCCGCTGCTCGCCGGGCTTGTTCTCTTCAGAACACCCATCGTGAGCATCTGGCCCCTTCTGCTCGGCCTCGTCCTCACGTCGTTCTGCTTTGCCACCATGGGCACGCTCTTCTCCGCGTACCCGACCGAGAGCCCGGGGGATATCATGTCCATGCTGAACCTTGTGCGGATGCCGCTGATCTTTGTCTCCGGCGTTTTCATCCCGGTCAGCCAGATCCCGGCCGCAGGCCAGTTCATCGTGTATCTCTCGCCCCTGACCTACGGCAACGACCTGATCCAGGCGGCCTATTCGGGCACCACGCTGTTCCATCCCCTGGCCGATGTCGCGATGATCTGCATCTTTATCCTGGTCTTCCAGTTCGTGGCAAACCGGCTCTACAAGAAATTCAACGACTGA